In the genome of Paenibacillus pabuli, one region contains:
- a CDS encoding NAD-dependent epimerase/dehydratase family protein: MDGAELTGKKVLITGASGFTGRHAVAYFNAVGAAVVAVVRRTGIHSFGDGVAVHVCDLNDKQQVRHLIDEVKPDYVLHLAGKNSVPDSWSNPLLVLETNVMAVLYLLDALRSCPEARTVIVGSRLKYTPAPGVPPQPPHPYSLSKALEEMVSLSWMSLFGQQIMLAEPGNLIGAGPSTGICSLLARHIVACEQGGRMEAFRLSGRDNTRDFLDVRDAVRAYAALLVQGTTGNVYPVVSGTERSLGEIADTLLTMTEAEVPVRWDGASSGPDGAGDLEELSALRKLGWQPLIPFTQSLQDILNDVRTQQGRSST, translated from the coding sequence ATGGATGGAGCAGAGCTAACAGGCAAAAAGGTGCTGATCACGGGTGCTTCTGGCTTCACTGGACGGCATGCGGTTGCCTATTTCAATGCTGTCGGTGCGGCGGTTGTAGCGGTGGTCAGGCGGACAGGTATACATTCGTTTGGCGATGGCGTGGCTGTACATGTATGTGATCTTAACGATAAACAGCAAGTCCGTCATCTGATAGATGAGGTGAAGCCGGATTATGTATTGCATCTTGCAGGCAAAAATTCCGTGCCCGATTCATGGTCCAATCCGCTGCTGGTGCTTGAGACCAATGTGATGGCTGTTCTGTATTTGCTGGATGCGCTAAGAAGCTGTCCTGAGGCACGGACCGTTATTGTGGGCTCCCGATTAAAATATACTCCCGCACCCGGTGTGCCACCACAGCCTCCACACCCGTACAGTCTCAGCAAAGCATTAGAGGAAATGGTATCTCTATCGTGGATGTCTCTCTTTGGACAGCAGATAATGCTGGCCGAGCCGGGAAATCTGATCGGGGCAGGACCTTCAACAGGCATATGTTCGCTGCTGGCGCGTCATATTGTTGCCTGTGAACAGGGCGGTAGGATGGAGGCCTTTCGTCTATCTGGCCGGGATAATACCCGTGACTTTCTGGATGTGCGAGACGCTGTCCGGGCCTATGCAGCTCTGCTTGTCCAGGGCACAACGGGTAACGTATATCCGGTTGTATCAGGCACGGAGCGCAGCCTGGGAGAGATTGCGGATACGCTGCTCACCATGACTGAAGCGGAGGTGCCTGTACGCTGGGACGGAGCTTCCTCCGGTCCCGACGGGGCTGGAGATCTGGAGGAGCTCTCGGCGCTGCGCAAGTTGGGCTGGCAGCCGCTGATTCCATTTACCCAATCTCTCCAAGACATTCTAAATGATGTTCGTACCCAGCAGGGGAGGTCTTCCACGTGA
- a CDS encoding dTDP-4-dehydrorhamnose reductase family protein gives MKLLILGGNGMAGHVLVDYFRRQGVHSVFYTTRDVSDPNGLLLDVTDCFMVDRLVEMVHPDVIVNAVGVLNSFADEDKITAYHINGFLPHRLRRIADTIGARLIHISTDCVFSGDRGAYREDDVTDGTSAYAITKALGEVQDAGHLTIRTSIIGPEIRKGGIGLMHWFMSCTGEVGGYTRVFWNGVTTLELAKWIDHYLVSPVSGLIHLAHPVPISKHDLLVLFQQTWDKQDVVIVPDDSVVQDRTLVSTREDVKTDLPDYSTMLKELALWMEQS, from the coding sequence ATGAAACTGCTGATACTTGGGGGGAACGGAATGGCCGGCCATGTTTTGGTCGACTATTTCCGCCGTCAAGGCGTTCATAGCGTCTTCTACACGACCCGGGATGTCTCGGATCCCAACGGTCTTCTACTGGATGTAACTGACTGCTTTATGGTCGACCGCCTTGTGGAGATGGTTCATCCAGATGTTATCGTGAACGCGGTAGGTGTTTTGAACAGCTTTGCGGACGAAGATAAAATTACCGCATATCATATTAACGGATTTCTGCCGCATCGTTTGCGGCGGATCGCGGACACGATTGGTGCACGCCTGATTCACATCAGTACGGATTGTGTGTTTAGTGGGGATCGGGGGGCATACCGGGAAGATGATGTTACCGATGGAACATCTGCCTATGCGATCACAAAAGCACTGGGGGAAGTCCAGGATGCGGGACACCTAACAATTCGTACATCCATTATAGGACCTGAAATTCGGAAGGGTGGCATCGGTCTGATGCATTGGTTCATGTCCTGCACAGGTGAGGTTGGCGGTTATACACGCGTCTTCTGGAATGGGGTGACTACCCTTGAACTGGCCAAGTGGATAGATCATTATCTGGTGTCGCCAGTCAGCGGTCTAATCCATTTGGCACATCCGGTGCCTATCAGCAAGCATGATCTGCTTGTGCTGTTCCAACAGACATGGGATAAACAGGATGTTGTTATTGTACCTGATGATAGCGTTGTTCAGGACCGCACGTTGGTTTCCACACGTGAGGATGTGAAGACAGACCTTCCGGATTATTCAACAATGCTGAAGGAGCTGGCATTATGGATGGAGCAGAGCTAA
- a CDS encoding polysaccharide biosynthesis protein, with amino-acid sequence MFENKRILVTGGTGSWGYELVAQLLPQQPKEIIVYSRNESSQVAMSREFEDPRLHFRIGDIRDKEALTVACQHVDYVFHLAALKHVPVCEDQPYEALKTNVIGTQNVIEAAIENKVEKVIYISTDKAANPSNFYGMTKAIGEKLIVYANLLHSNTRFVTVRGGNVLGTNGSVVHLFKNQIRSKGQVSITDMKMTRFFLTLKDAITLLFKASVESVGGEIFVMTMPTCKIVDLAEVLIEDSGVENVSIVERGTRPGEKIHEILMSEFESMTTVVYDEQYLVILPTLGIPGLKEHYTNCPPVSFSSFSSEHQLMTKEEIREILQRGGFLS; translated from the coding sequence ATGTTTGAAAATAAGCGTATACTCGTGACTGGTGGTACGGGATCATGGGGTTATGAACTTGTGGCTCAACTGCTGCCCCAGCAGCCCAAGGAGATTATCGTATACTCCCGGAATGAGTCCAGCCAAGTGGCGATGAGTCGTGAATTCGAAGACCCGCGTCTTCATTTTCGCATTGGTGATATTCGAGACAAGGAAGCCTTAACGGTGGCCTGTCAGCATGTGGATTATGTATTTCATCTTGCAGCGCTCAAGCATGTGCCGGTGTGTGAAGACCAACCTTATGAAGCACTCAAAACCAATGTAATCGGCACACAGAATGTCATTGAAGCAGCCATTGAAAATAAGGTGGAGAAGGTCATATATATATCAACCGACAAGGCCGCTAATCCATCCAATTTCTATGGCATGACGAAGGCGATCGGTGAGAAATTGATCGTATATGCCAATCTGCTGCATAGCAATACGCGGTTTGTTACTGTTCGTGGTGGGAATGTCCTTGGAACGAACGGCAGTGTCGTACACTTATTCAAGAACCAGATTCGATCCAAAGGTCAGGTATCCATCACGGATATGAAAATGACCCGATTCTTTCTTACTCTGAAGGATGCAATCACATTGTTGTTCAAAGCTTCGGTGGAAAGTGTCGGTGGTGAGATTTTTGTCATGACGATGCCGACCTGCAAAATCGTGGATCTGGCAGAAGTACTGATTGAGGATTCGGGTGTGGAGAATGTATCGATTGTAGAGCGTGGTACTCGGCCTGGTGAGAAGATTCACGAAATTCTGATGAGTGAATTCGAGAGCATGACCACAGTGGTATACGATGAGCAATATCTGGTGATTTTGCCTACACTGGGTATACCGGGATTGAAAGAGCACTACACGAACTGTCCTCCAGTATCCTTCAGCAGCTTCAGTTCAGAGCATCAACTGATGACCAAAGAAGAGATTCGTGAAATTTTGCAACGCGGAGGATTTCTGTCATGA
- the wecB gene encoding non-hydrolyzing UDP-N-acetylglucosamine 2-epimerase, translating into MKIMTVLGTRPEIIRLSLIISKLDQYASKHILVHTGQNFTESLSGLFFKEMGLRAPDYVLQDEAASLGRQLSSMFTQMEDLLHQEKPDKVLLLGDTNSALCAVLAERMGIPVIHMEAGNRCFDLDVPEEKNRRVIDAISTINMPYTEQSKKHLLSEGVPSRRIVLTGNPIYEVMRHYDAQVSSSKILKKLKLKSGQYFLVTAHRAENVDHPPHLLEIMKGLNQVAEEHALRVICSIHPRTAIRIAEHLQLEMHPLVEFHEPFGFFDFVMLERHARCALTDSGTVQEECCIMGVPTVTMRRTTERPETVDCGSNVVSGLNAERIAGCVKVMIEMSNDWDCPQGYKATDVSSKVVKFLLGGKMHV; encoded by the coding sequence ATGAAGATCATGACGGTGCTGGGTACGCGACCTGAAATCATACGGCTCAGCCTGATCATTTCCAAGCTGGACCAGTACGCGTCCAAACATATTCTGGTACACACGGGACAGAACTTCACGGAAAGTCTCAGCGGTCTTTTCTTCAAGGAAATGGGCTTGAGGGCGCCGGACTACGTCCTTCAGGATGAAGCGGCCTCTCTCGGTCGACAGTTATCCTCAATGTTTACGCAAATGGAGGATTTATTACATCAGGAGAAACCGGATAAAGTACTGCTGCTCGGTGATACAAACAGTGCATTATGTGCTGTTCTGGCTGAACGGATGGGCATACCGGTCATTCATATGGAAGCTGGCAATCGATGCTTTGACCTGGATGTGCCGGAAGAAAAAAATCGCAGGGTTATCGATGCCATTTCCACTATTAATATGCCGTATACCGAACAGAGTAAAAAACATCTGCTTAGTGAAGGGGTGCCCAGTCGCCGAATTGTGCTGACAGGCAACCCGATCTATGAAGTGATGCGTCACTATGATGCACAAGTAAGTTCCAGCAAAATACTGAAGAAATTGAAGCTGAAGTCCGGACAATATTTTTTGGTTACGGCCCATCGGGCGGAGAATGTGGATCACCCTCCTCATTTGCTGGAGATCATGAAAGGCTTGAACCAGGTCGCTGAAGAACATGCCCTGCGAGTCATATGCAGCATTCACCCTCGAACGGCTATTCGAATCGCCGAGCATCTGCAACTGGAGATGCACCCGCTAGTGGAGTTCCACGAACCGTTCGGTTTTTTCGACTTCGTGATGCTGGAACGACATGCACGCTGTGCACTTACGGACAGTGGTACCGTACAGGAGGAGTGCTGCATTATGGGTGTGCCTACAGTAACCATGCGCCGCACAACAGAACGGCCGGAGACAGTGGATTGCGGCAGCAACGTGGTCTCCGGTCTGAATGCGGAGCGTATTGCGGGCTGTGTGAAGGTAATGATCGAAATGTCAAACGACTGGGATTGTCCACAAGGCTACAAAGCGACTGATGTATCCAGTAAAGTGGTCAAATTTCTGCTTGGAGGGAAAATGCATGTTTGA
- a CDS encoding glycosyltransferase family 4 protein produces MLFSHVCNTRSITGAEKLLLHFMREMGSIFDCVLVVPQEGKLAGLARRFDIQVKVCFLPMLHGVYTPYRGIATDAEQLRHKPAYQDVVSLIRETAPDLVLTNTCVNVMPAVAAKSLQIPVIWKITEIIQLNEHANEAVQMIGRYSDWIIGISETAVAPFKQAGMSSKLTVISPTWDPALPDPERWVHLRERKRKELGFKPSQVCIGYISSFIYDAKGLKPFVDMALQLCETHPRCRFWIIGTSADKKYYDECVSRVKKSGYYRRFTFTPFEENVSLAYTAMDMVVIPSMVKEGFGMTALEGLYFAKPVIAFAQGGLKELLESVGSGAFLAPAGDSQALVTLATTLLNDPELASDTGWRNRTEAEKLYGIETYRAKLHTMMTQWLMRFPGWFPYIQPPNGPVYAWGEGRLRTVLILEPASVRARLFPLALIQALPLSPLPPLVVGQPVHEETEPRSSHRTGRSRYPLSTPRSRARDRLKRGTGTGRRKLRSSKKKKQRVRVMQPTVRKRATGKTRRSRVRRRLSNRR; encoded by the coding sequence ATGTTGTTTTCCCATGTGTGCAACACCCGCAGCATTACGGGGGCGGAGAAGCTGCTGCTTCATTTTATGAGAGAGATGGGTTCCATCTTCGATTGTGTACTCGTGGTTCCTCAGGAAGGAAAGCTTGCCGGGCTTGCACGGAGATTCGATATTCAGGTCAAAGTATGCTTCCTGCCGATGCTTCACGGTGTGTACACACCTTACCGGGGGATTGCAACGGATGCAGAACAGCTTCGCCATAAACCAGCTTATCAGGACGTGGTCTCCCTCATTCGGGAGACCGCCCCTGATCTGGTGTTAACGAATACCTGTGTCAATGTGATGCCAGCCGTAGCAGCGAAGTCTCTGCAAATTCCGGTGATCTGGAAGATTACCGAGATTATTCAGTTGAATGAACATGCAAACGAAGCTGTACAGATGATTGGGCGTTACTCCGATTGGATCATAGGTATATCCGAAACTGCAGTAGCACCATTCAAACAGGCCGGCATGAGCAGCAAGTTGACTGTGATCTCACCAACCTGGGACCCAGCCTTGCCGGATCCCGAGCGGTGGGTTCATTTGAGAGAACGCAAACGCAAAGAGCTTGGGTTCAAACCATCGCAGGTCTGTATCGGTTACATCTCTTCCTTTATATATGATGCCAAAGGTCTGAAACCTTTTGTAGATATGGCTTTGCAATTGTGTGAAACCCATCCGCGCTGCCGTTTCTGGATCATTGGTACATCAGCGGATAAAAAGTACTATGACGAATGTGTATCCCGGGTGAAGAAATCCGGTTATTATCGCAGATTTACATTTACACCGTTTGAAGAGAACGTATCACTGGCCTATACGGCCATGGATATGGTAGTCATTCCGAGCATGGTCAAAGAAGGGTTCGGCATGACTGCGTTGGAGGGGCTTTATTTCGCCAAACCGGTTATTGCTTTTGCCCAGGGCGGACTCAAAGAATTGCTGGAATCGGTAGGCAGTGGTGCATTTTTGGCCCCGGCCGGGGATTCACAGGCGCTCGTCACCCTGGCAACAACCCTGCTGAATGATCCTGAACTGGCCTCCGACACCGGTTGGCGTAATCGGACAGAAGCGGAAAAGCTGTACGGAATTGAAACCTACAGGGCAAAGCTGCATACGATGATGACACAGTGGTTGATGCGTTTTCCCGGATGGTTTCCGTACATTCAGCCTCCGAATGGCCCAGTGTACGCCTGGGGGGAGGGCCGTTTACGAACCGTGCTGATTCTGGAACCGGCTTCGGTTCGGGCACGATTGTTCCCATTAGCGTTGATTCAGGCGCTGCCACTCTCGCCTTTGCCTCCGCTTGTCGTAGGCCAGCCTGTTCATGAAGAAACAGAACCTCGCTCAAGCCACAGAACTGGACGAAGTCGTTACCCGCTTTCAACCCCACGCAGTAGGGCTCGTGACCGATTAAAACGAGGAACGGGAACAGGCAGAAGGAAGCTGAGGTCTAGCAAAAAGAAGAAACAACGTGTGCGCGTAATGCAACCGACTGTTCGCAAACGTGCGACTGGCAAAACCAGACGAAGCCGGGTTCGACGGAGATTATCCAATAGACGATGA
- a CDS encoding CgeB family protein: MSLKHRKARKFHAPVLSLADQARKNGQHAGYDAGKEEGYLRGRANYIVNCAQEPLPFRQIHVLYVSSGKGFPYSPLDEAIMATLQGMVAQVTLSDPRQPVSEIALQTRPDLVLVLDGMDIPMEHLDAIRQAGIRTAIWLTDDPYYTDMTLETVQHFDHVFTLELNCVELYQQNGCPSVHYLPFAAFTNHYFPITTPSPLHRDVSFIGSAYWNRVYFFNPIMAQLMSHNTVFNGIWWDRLPDYAAYGEKIELGRWMTPQETNDVYNGTKIVINLHRSHEDDSVNNNHVKISPASPNPRTFEIAASTTLQLTDARDDLARFYKPGVEIETYSSPQELLDKVEYYLTHEKERREIALRGLERTLKDHTYGKRINELLSIIFP, from the coding sequence ATGTCTCTCAAACACCGTAAAGCGAGAAAGTTCCATGCACCAGTACTCAGTCTGGCTGACCAAGCACGCAAAAACGGTCAACATGCCGGATATGATGCGGGGAAGGAAGAAGGATATTTGCGCGGCCGTGCCAACTATATCGTCAATTGTGCACAGGAGCCATTGCCTTTCCGGCAGATCCACGTGCTGTACGTATCCTCAGGCAAAGGTTTTCCATACTCCCCGTTAGATGAGGCTATCATGGCCACTTTGCAGGGGATGGTTGCACAAGTAACCCTTTCGGATCCACGTCAGCCAGTTTCTGAAATAGCGTTGCAAACCCGACCTGACCTGGTGCTTGTGCTGGATGGCATGGATATTCCAATGGAGCATCTGGATGCAATTCGGCAAGCAGGCATTAGGACGGCAATTTGGCTCACGGATGATCCGTACTATACGGATATGACACTTGAGACAGTACAGCATTTTGACCATGTGTTCACATTGGAACTGAACTGTGTCGAATTGTATCAACAAAATGGCTGCCCTTCTGTTCACTACCTGCCCTTTGCTGCATTCACCAACCATTACTTCCCGATCACTACTCCATCTCCATTGCACCGGGATGTCAGCTTTATCGGTTCGGCCTACTGGAACCGGGTGTATTTCTTCAATCCGATCATGGCACAGCTGATGTCGCACAATACCGTATTTAATGGCATCTGGTGGGATCGACTGCCTGACTATGCTGCTTACGGTGAGAAGATCGAACTGGGTCGCTGGATGACTCCGCAGGAAACGAACGATGTCTATAACGGTACCAAAATTGTCATTAACCTTCACCGCTCCCACGAAGACGATTCCGTTAACAACAACCATGTTAAAATTTCACCAGCCTCTCCGAATCCGAGAACATTCGAAATTGCGGCTTCGACGACCCTTCAATTGACCGATGCGCGGGATGATTTGGCACGTTTCTATAAACCGGGCGTTGAGATCGAGACATACTCCTCCCCTCAGGAGCTGCTTGATAAAGTTGAATACTACCTCACTCATGAGAAAGAGCGGCGTGAGATTGCACTTCGAGGGTTGGAACGGACATTGAAGGATCACACGTATGGCAAACGAATCAACGAACTGCTGAGCATTATATTCCCTTAA